A portion of the Candidatus Zixiibacteriota bacterium genome contains these proteins:
- a CDS encoding dockerin type I repeat-containing protein, producing MSLRLVVISLLVFIFVAGPLCAETKKQARLVRIDDLDKTELRVAPSLITADTCIVRHDQGIFYKIDGWVTGNELYKSYLDPEASCPSPYPFTIIAINMPMFFGRATTLSVSVDVEAVDLSVPGCPYPGELLSVSSEWVLDVPGRDLYDIWIPLDTPVTVNGPFFAGFFLGSVFEVADSAAVVIDTFPTTCVSYNIWDDTLGWVDLVDNSFYNFSGRLVLYAAGIPSDGGPTPQLSFMFPQEGDTLLGSASLWAHETTRSTIVSHTEFEYRSGTTWIMIGQDVDGTSSFRDGTNQAGIGDDFSIQWNFEGLSEGNTLLRATVYDTLGQGFSETVSVYLKPKPPLPTIVSPSNGESFCTALNLLASCPDPDALYMYGLRHPADNTYSASLAIVGPSPHGSHYNGPLAAATIIQLWFDRGYEDLMNEGGHILTLDSLANQLANNYTQTAADMGTWDGHLVSGMRDFFEDKGVPVNSDFQRSPDYYTIRQWAEGEQRGVLLGLGGTPGQWVTVDGFSGWEQPDGTHLVRISNPVTGTMDEVPIRQIGAWSSLYLDGSWHQIDIMISVIPTDWTVNLTSFAGDLDGSDGWSITWTPTGIIEGDWYHVTAIAGNSTGHRASSSVLLHYDCGSSYAYGDYDGDGVANILDLDYLMDFVASNGEPPIGGGARADANGDGTINITDVVYYMNFLFGTASPPNY from the coding sequence ATGTCGCTTCGACTGGTCGTCATTAGTCTACTGGTTTTCATATTCGTCGCCGGCCCGCTATGTGCGGAAACTAAGAAACAGGCCCGTTTGGTTCGAATTGATGATTTGGACAAAACCGAACTTCGTGTCGCGCCCTCACTGATCACCGCTGACACCTGTATCGTACGCCACGACCAGGGGATCTTTTACAAAATTGATGGCTGGGTCACCGGCAACGAACTCTACAAGAGCTACCTCGATCCGGAGGCCTCCTGCCCTTCGCCATATCCGTTCACGATAATCGCGATCAATATGCCCATGTTTTTTGGCAGGGCTACCACTCTGAGTGTGTCTGTTGATGTGGAAGCAGTCGACCTCAGTGTCCCCGGATGTCCGTATCCAGGTGAACTGTTGAGCGTATCCAGTGAGTGGGTGCTGGATGTACCTGGCCGGGATCTGTATGATATTTGGATACCTCTTGATACGCCGGTCACAGTTAATGGGCCGTTCTTCGCCGGCTTTTTCCTTGGTTCTGTTTTTGAGGTAGCTGACAGCGCAGCAGTCGTTATTGACACCTTCCCGACTACCTGTGTTTCGTACAATATCTGGGACGACACATTAGGGTGGGTCGACCTGGTTGATAATTCGTTCTACAATTTCTCGGGACGACTGGTACTCTATGCGGCGGGCATCCCGTCGGACGGAGGACCGACTCCCCAACTGAGTTTTATGTTTCCGCAAGAAGGCGATACTCTCCTCGGTTCGGCCTCTCTTTGGGCACACGAGACAACGAGATCAACGATAGTCAGCCATACCGAGTTCGAGTACCGATCGGGAACAACCTGGATCATGATCGGACAGGATGTTGACGGTACGTCATCGTTCCGCGACGGTACAAATCAGGCGGGTATCGGTGATGATTTCAGCATCCAATGGAATTTCGAGGGATTATCGGAAGGTAATACTCTACTCCGAGCCACTGTCTACGATACTCTGGGGCAAGGTTTCTCCGAGACAGTTTCGGTTTACCTAAAGCCAAAACCACCCCTTCCCACCATTGTTTCTCCAAGCAATGGCGAATCCTTCTGCACCGCCCTGAATCTCCTGGCTTCGTGCCCTGATCCGGACGCGCTCTACATGTATGGCCTTCGCCATCCGGCGGACAATACATATTCAGCCAGTCTTGCTATCGTTGGACCGTCCCCTCACGGATCACACTACAATGGACCGTTAGCCGCTGCGACAATTATTCAATTGTGGTTTGACCGAGGTTACGAAGATTTGATGAATGAAGGAGGCCACATACTCACCCTGGACTCATTAGCAAACCAACTGGCCAACAACTACACCCAGACAGCGGCTGATATGGGCACCTGGGATGGACATCTCGTTAGCGGAATGCGCGACTTCTTCGAGGATAAGGGAGTTCCAGTAAATTCTGATTTCCAGCGTAGTCCTGACTACTACACGATACGTCAATGGGCGGAGGGCGAACAACGCGGTGTCCTTCTCGGTCTGGGGGGAACTCCCGGACAATGGGTCACAGTTGACGGATTCTCCGGTTGGGAACAGCCAGACGGCACCCACTTGGTACGCATCTCAAACCCTGTCACCGGGACGATGGATGAAGTTCCCATACGGCAAATTGGTGCCTGGAGTAGTCTTTACCTTGATGGCTCCTGGCATCAGATTGACATTATGATATCAGTTATCCCCACGGACTGGACTGTGAATCTCACTTCCTTTGCAGGGGACTTAGACGGATCCGACGGATGGTCTATTACGTGGACTCCGACCGGCATAATCGAGGGAGATTGGTACCATGTCACAGCTATAGCCGGTAACTCCACTGGCCACCGGGCCAGTTCTTCAGTGCTCCTCCACTATGATTGCGGTTCGAGCTATGCCTATGGCGACTACGACGGGGATGGCGTAGCCAATATTCTGGACCTGGATTACCTCATGGATTTTGTTGCCAGCAATGGAGAACCACCGATCGGAGGTGGAGCTCGTGCCGATGCCAACGGTGACGGTACAATCAATATAACCGATGTCGTCTACTATATGAACTTCCTGTTTGGTACGGCCAGTCCACCCAACTATTGA
- the lipA gene encoding lipoyl synthase: MNDNSGHRKIVRKPEWLRVPVIGGTKFEHVDHLVKGLGLNTVCREANCPNRGECFNRGTATFLILGSKCTRNCRFCDIEIGRPAPPDAGEPARTAEAARLLDLKYVVVTSVTRDDLADGGANHFAATVAEIRKVLPEAGIELLTPDFKGSSEAARVIIRSCPDVFNHNVETVPRLYSKVRPAAKYDCSLTLLRQVHNESDIRTKSGLMLGLGERREELVTVFADLAEVGVSILTMGQYLSPSSNHLPVERYVLPDEFSDLKRLALEAGISQVASGPLVRSSYRADELLP; encoded by the coding sequence ATGAACGACAATAGCGGACATCGGAAGATTGTCAGGAAGCCGGAATGGTTGCGAGTACCGGTTATTGGTGGCACCAAGTTCGAACATGTTGATCATCTGGTGAAGGGGCTGGGATTGAACACAGTTTGTCGCGAGGCGAATTGTCCCAATCGAGGGGAGTGCTTCAATCGCGGAACAGCGACCTTTCTTATTCTTGGATCAAAGTGCACGAGGAACTGTCGTTTCTGCGATATCGAGATAGGTCGTCCTGCGCCTCCTGATGCCGGTGAGCCAGCCCGAACGGCTGAGGCGGCCCGACTACTGGATTTGAAATACGTGGTGGTTACTTCTGTTACCCGCGATGATCTTGCAGATGGAGGAGCCAATCATTTTGCAGCCACCGTAGCTGAGATTCGAAAAGTCCTCCCAGAAGCAGGCATAGAACTCCTGACTCCCGATTTCAAGGGATCATCAGAAGCAGCCAGAGTTATCATTCGAAGCTGCCCGGATGTTTTCAATCATAATGTCGAAACTGTTCCAAGACTGTATTCTAAGGTCAGACCGGCGGCAAAGTATGATTGCTCTCTAACCCTGTTGCGACAAGTTCACAACGAGTCAGATATCAGAACCAAGTCGGGGCTCATGTTAGGTCTGGGCGAGAGACGTGAGGAACTGGTTACCGTATTTGCCGATCTGGCCGAAGTAGGTGTTTCTATTCTTACTATGGGGCAGTACTTGAGTCCCTCCTCTAATCATCTCCCGGTGGAGAGGTATGTTCTCCCTGATGAGTTTTCCGATTTGAAACGGCTGGCCCTCGAAGCAGGTATATCGCAAGTAGCCTCCGGCCCTTTGGTTCGATCTTCCTACCGGGCTGATGAACTCCTTCCTTGA
- a CDS encoding response regulator: MDFDSTPTILVVDDEEYICSVIEEALGPDKYSLAIFQDPAEALKYLQSHPVDLVLSDLLLGEHSGVDILETAQATQDDAVVILMTAHPTVQTAVTVLKKGAYDFLVKPFKLEMLRSTIRRALSHQHVLRDNLRLRGQVEFLKVANAHASGIEIDRLLQMVVDSAKEELGAVATGLFEIEPKSETPIRQVFAVDDPAFEDQVLSVQALKKFAGTWRPRPVIEGKRIKQRGQSLVRLTIYQPIFIRRTLHGVISLVIESHFGQVTPGQLDILSILTNTAASAIANHKLYGDLQQSYLEAIRGLANAIEARDNYTAGHTDRVCVLAEEVAREMGWSENQIHDLIMGCTLHDIGKIGVPDSILNKASALTQDETKKMRKHPELGLRIIRGISRFKPAVPYIGAHHERWDGHGYPKHLKGEDIPLEGRLLAVVDTFDAILSDRPYRLGTDSKSAVEELIKYSGVQFDPEIVDLFLTVVSKGKIDFKELYGTDEDADCTDEITVSETVSV; this comes from the coding sequence ATGGATTTTGATTCAACCCCGACAATCCTCGTTGTTGATGACGAGGAATACATTTGTAGTGTGATTGAAGAGGCACTTGGGCCAGACAAGTACTCGCTTGCGATTTTCCAGGACCCGGCCGAGGCGCTGAAGTATCTTCAATCCCATCCGGTTGATCTTGTCCTGAGTGATCTGCTGTTGGGTGAGCATTCCGGAGTTGATATTCTGGAAACTGCCCAGGCTACCCAGGATGATGCGGTCGTGATTCTGATGACGGCTCATCCGACAGTGCAGACGGCGGTCACGGTTCTGAAGAAGGGTGCCTATGATTTCCTCGTCAAGCCGTTCAAGCTGGAGATGCTCCGCTCGACGATACGACGTGCCCTGTCACACCAGCATGTCTTACGAGATAACCTCAGGTTACGTGGCCAGGTCGAATTCCTGAAGGTAGCCAATGCACACGCCTCCGGAATTGAGATTGACCGGCTGTTACAGATGGTGGTTGATTCGGCTAAAGAGGAACTGGGTGCCGTTGCAACAGGCCTGTTCGAGATTGAACCGAAATCAGAAACTCCAATTCGGCAGGTTTTCGCCGTAGATGATCCCGCCTTTGAAGATCAAGTTCTTAGTGTTCAAGCTTTGAAGAAGTTCGCCGGGACCTGGCGTCCGAGGCCGGTCATTGAGGGTAAGCGGATTAAGCAGCGTGGCCAGTCGTTGGTAAGACTGACAATTTATCAACCCATTTTCATTCGTAGAACTTTGCACGGCGTCATTAGCCTTGTGATAGAATCCCATTTTGGTCAGGTTACGCCCGGGCAGTTGGACATCCTCTCGATCCTGACCAATACGGCGGCATCAGCCATAGCCAATCACAAATTGTATGGAGACCTTCAACAATCCTATTTGGAAGCTATCCGTGGTTTGGCCAACGCCATTGAGGCACGTGATAATTATACGGCTGGTCATACTGATCGCGTCTGTGTTCTGGCTGAGGAAGTAGCGCGCGAAATGGGCTGGAGCGAGAATCAAATTCATGACTTGATCATGGGCTGCACCCTGCACGATATTGGGAAGATTGGTGTTCCGGACAGCATCCTCAACAAAGCGAGTGCCCTTACCCAGGATGAAACAAAGAAAATGCGTAAACATCCCGAACTCGGGTTGAGAATAATTCGCGGCATAAGCAGATTCAAACCAGCAGTACCTTATATCGGTGCTCACCATGAACGTTGGGATGGTCACGGTTATCCAAAACATCTCAAGGGAGAAGACATCCCTTTGGAAGGACGCTTGTTGGCTGTGGTTGATACCTTTGATGCCATTTTGTCAGATCGACCATATCGATTGGGAACCGACTCGAAATCAGCCGTTGAGGAGTTGATCAAATATAGTGGAGTGCAGTTTGATCCTGAGATTGTAGATCTGTTCCTGACTGTGGTAAGCAAAGGGAAGATCGACTTCAAGGAGCTGTATGGCACCGATGAGGACGCTGATTGTACGGATGAGATTACTGTTAGCGAAACGGTATCGGTGTAA
- a CDS encoding site-2 protease family protein: MSTDNDSTDQITLLLRDLFEINAAYYRGNELVFGLTHRSLNRSKAHKAISSRLKTAGYRFTLETTEAGTLLRIDPKPRLRIPPLNIILFVATLFSIYVVPVFLRNLNAAAYYIAMQLQNGGTVAIDEGSLLLKAFPLAVDGTGQDLSKGVGVEFALALMSILLVHEMGHFIAGRRRHIITSWPYFIPAPNIIGTFGAIIKSRSPFHNRRDLIEVGAAGPLAGWVVAVFWLIYGLAESSFQPLGTFGIKDLPFALEGESILMRVVTQALIGNAPEGQMYLLSEAAFAGWVGLLVTAINLLPIGQLDGGHILYGLTRRHQHWLGMLAMGSLFVLGFQSPMWWVFAVFGLVFRVKHPPTLDDQQPLSRAALLAGIASIVILVISFTPIPFR; this comes from the coding sequence ATGTCCACCGATAACGACAGCACCGACCAGATCACCCTGCTATTGCGTGACCTGTTTGAGATTAACGCCGCGTATTATCGTGGGAATGAGCTGGTCTTTGGCCTGACCCATCGATCTCTGAATAGATCAAAAGCGCACAAAGCCATCTCTTCGCGACTCAAGACAGCGGGCTATCGGTTTACCCTTGAGACCACCGAGGCCGGTACGCTGCTACGCATTGACCCGAAACCGCGACTACGTATCCCTCCGCTCAACATCATACTGTTTGTTGCCACTCTTTTTTCCATATACGTAGTTCCGGTTTTCCTGCGCAATCTCAACGCCGCCGCATACTACATTGCCATGCAACTCCAAAATGGCGGGACAGTTGCAATTGATGAAGGAAGTCTTCTTCTCAAGGCTTTTCCCCTGGCCGTCGATGGCACCGGCCAGGACTTGAGCAAAGGCGTTGGGGTTGAGTTTGCCCTGGCGCTGATGTCAATCCTGCTGGTGCACGAGATGGGTCATTTTATTGCCGGTCGCAGGCGGCATATCATAACTTCGTGGCCATATTTCATTCCGGCTCCAAACATCATTGGGACCTTTGGAGCCATCATCAAATCAAGGTCGCCATTTCACAATCGCCGTGATCTTATCGAAGTCGGCGCGGCCGGTCCGTTGGCGGGATGGGTAGTGGCGGTGTTCTGGCTAATCTATGGACTGGCGGAATCATCTTTCCAGCCACTTGGTACTTTCGGAATCAAGGACCTGCCTTTCGCCCTCGAAGGAGAATCAATCCTTATGCGCGTAGTCACCCAGGCCCTTATCGGAAACGCCCCGGAAGGACAGATGTACTTGCTTTCCGAGGCCGCATTCGCCGGCTGGGTGGGTCTACTGGTTACGGCGATCAACCTCTTGCCAATAGGACAGCTTGACGGTGGACACATCTTGTACGGTCTTACCCGTCGACATCAGCACTGGCTTGGCATGCTTGCTATGGGAAGTCTTTTCGTGTTGGGCTTTCAGTCGCCTATGTGGTGGGTGTTTGCCGTGTTTGGTCTGGTCTTTCGGGTGAAACATCCACCGACGCTCGATGATCAGCAACCGCTGTCACGGGCGGCATTGCTGGCCGGCATTGCATCAATTGTGATTCTGGTGATTTCTTTTACACCGATACCGTTTCGCTAA